A genome region from Salvia splendens isolate huo1 chromosome 19, SspV2, whole genome shotgun sequence includes the following:
- the LOC121778632 gene encoding UPF0481 protein At3g47200-like — MAATGKIQKVQPLLLQLETNKEDYFPVTVSFGPYHHGEPELAFVEAFKPKAVQLFISGAPERYEFYHTKVVNIIGDIRNCYEEASVASYSDDYLSEMMLRDASLMIIYMEISTLEQIDELMLDKLRAMRDELGMLITLAILSRDLLLLQNQIPLFVMELLMDLRYGAGKFDSLLNRYLCMAIYGEYREKIVCSKHVHLVEAIHMLVVSEPEKTSHGCCKCTLFSCFKVTQESNDAPNACYSCKLLCCPRVKKDLETGASQQTNPGLIHQLLNFCTCKNNRRAKEDNIKKFVHSFRSVTELKAKGIHFKPNSTQSLMDVSFESGFFYGSLQLPEWGVSKKTRVTFMNLIAYEFNPKSPASGQVAAYISFMKSLIEKPEDVKELREKKIFYNMLGSDEEVFNVYKDINTYGAENPMQFSKVRDKIQEHYNSRAKTWLAEILHTNFRSPWTATAFLAALAALGMSAGQLYFAVYPNS, encoded by the exons ATGGCTGCGACAGGGAAAATACAGAAGGTGCAGCCTCTTTTACTACAGTTGGAGACAAACAAGGAGGACTACTTTCCGGTGACTGTTTCGTTCGGCCCCTACCACCATGGCGAACCCGAGCTCGCTTTTGTGGAGGCCTTCAAACCTAAGGCCGTCCAGTTATTCATTTCAGGCGCCCCAGAAAGGTATGAGTTCTACCACACCAAAGTAGTTAATATCATTGGTGACATAAGAAACTGCTATGAAGAAGCCTCGGTGGCTAGCTACTCGGACGATTACCTATCCGAGATGATGCTTCGCGACGCTTCCTTGATGATAATTTACATGGAGATCTCTACATTGGAGCAGATAGATGAGCTGATGTTGGACAAGCTTCGCGCCATGAGGGACGAGCTTGGCATGTTGATCACACTCGCGATTTTGTCTCGTGACTTACTTTTGCTTCAGAATCAAATCCCTCTGTTTGTCATGGAACTTTTGATGGATTTGAGATATGGGGCTGGAAAATTCGATTCCTTGCTCAACAG ATACTTGTGCATGGCGATCTACGGAGAGTATCGCGAGAAAATAGTATGTTCGAAGCATGTGCACCTCGTCGAAGCCATCCACATGCTGGTCGTCTCAGAGCCCGAGAAGACCAGCCACGGATGTTGCAAATGCACATTGTTTTCCTGCTTCAAGGTTACACAAGAATCCAATGATGCACCAAATGCTTGCTACTCATGCAAATTGCTCTGCTGCCCAAGAGTTAAGAAAGATCTAGAAACTGGTGCTTCTCAACAAACAAATCCTGGTTTAATCCATCAGCTTCTAAACTTTTGCACTTGCAAGAACAACAGAAGAGCAAAGGAAGACAACATCAAGAAATTCGTGCATTCGTTTCGTTCAGTGACCGAACTCAAGGCGAAGGGCATCCACTTCAAACCAAATTCAACCCAATCTCTGATGGATGTCAGCTTCGAATCCGGCTTCTTCTATGGCAGCCTTCAACTCCCAGAGTGGGGAGTTTCCAAGAAAACTAGGGTCACCTTTATGAACTTGATTGCCTATGAATTCAACCCTAAGAGCCCGGCAAGTGGCCAGGTGGCGGCGTACATCAGTTTTATGAAGTCGCTCATCGAGAAACCTGAAGACGTGAAGGAACTGCGAGAGAAGAAAATCTTCTACAACATGCTTGGAAGCGACGAAGAGGTTTTCAACGTCTACAAAGATATCAACACCTATGGGGCAGAAAATCCGATGCAATTCAGTAAAGTCCGGGACAAGATCCAAGAACACTATAATAGCCGTGCAAAGACATGGCTGGCTGAGATCTTGCACACTAATTTTCGATCTCCATGGACAGCTACAGCGTTTCTTGCTGCCCTCGCAGCGTTAGGAATGTCTGCCGGTCAGCTCTACTTCGCCGTGTATCCTAATTCCTAA